From a region of the Gordonia sp. PP30 genome:
- a CDS encoding type I polyketide synthase: protein MTLDQFRSRQRHERPAAPEPSLLDRLAAGEAYAVSFGGQGGAWLPTFTEAVIDADLEAPMAEVLESVRAMLAPVAEDLARAGTLPFTPLTWMHDLDEDRPVPSDADLAEVTVSLPGVLLSQLAVIASVTKQGLDTAVVPPIAVVGHSQGVLATEALPAGDQQRDADDAQLLVLAQLIGAAAALTARRRGLTGTADSSPMLSVSQVAPQDIEVLLAQYVTALPADQRIGAPAVAVHNGRRAVVISGAPRHLAAFAILCEEKAAVAADEHKRKLTGGSPFAPVFENVMTTVPFHHPDMAPAIALVTDWAQRCGLDPALAHRYASAILVEPVDWVSQVGEVVASGARWLLDFGPSDLATRLASSLVRGQGVGAVPVATRGGQRNLFVPGNVPEVSAPWALYAPRLAELPDGRVVVDTPFTRLTGRSPMMLAGMTPTTVDPAIVAAAANAGHWSELAGGGQVTEAIFAENVERLTALLEPGREVQFNSLFLDPYLWKLQLGGKRLVQKARAAGAPIDGVIITAGIPELEEAVDLVHELNEAQLHYVAFKPGTVDQIRSVIRIATEVPEFPVIVQIEGGRAGGHHSWEDLDDLLLSTYGALRDRPNVVLCVGGGIGTPERAADYLTGEWAARHGYPLMPLDGILIGTAAMATLEATTAPEVKQLLVETAGCEDWIGAGHSEAGMASGRSQLGADIHEIDNTASRCGRLLDDVAGDAEAVAERRDEIIAAMAGTAKPYFGDVDTMTYRQWLTRYADLSVGPADADPLPWADITWAQRFTDMCRRTEARMNDLDSGTFVSLFDGDVDSPHAAILALAAAYPAIDDDILHPADVAFFLELCRTPGKPVNFVPVIDKDVRRWWRSDSLWQAHDARYRADEVCIIPGPVAVAGITEANEPVGDLLNRFEAHTVDQLKQAGEHVWPADARRRTGTVPSAGAITVLLESVDVSWAGRIVANPIALLGDLDAWEVYDGQVADHGPTGARLTRLSDEGALPASFELAVPVSGTHVRIPLAVDASVLDGGVPRVGVDEAATAMRELLTVAAGGSLAAIDAGAATVTVAWQADSVADHSGVTAATLPRNLTPVTPAMPLGFAVPDTLVTTCWPAVFSVIGAATTDAGLPVVEGLLDLVHLDHAIELTGDIPASDTELTVTARLGGVYDSAVGRVVEVTATVEQADGAPVATLHERFAIRGRSGDADLADPLRAGGAPDDERTGTRKHVRTATVTAPEHMGGFAVVSGDRNPIHVDALAAKLAGLGDPIVHGMWLSAAAQQVVTAADRDNPVPSARAIRGWTARFLGMVRLGDEITIRVDRVGMDAGRDVIEVTAKVGDDLVMAATALLDAPRTVYAFPGQGIQSKGMGLEARSRSKAARAVWDRADAHTREALGFSILAVVRDNPTTLIANGETYHHPDGVLFLTQFTQVAMATLGVAQVAELREAGGFVEGAITCGHSVGEYNALAACAGVLPLEAVLEVVFQRGSAMHHLVPRDEKGRSDYRMAAIRPSQFGLADADVTGFVAEIADQAGEYLEVVNLNLLGSQYAIAGTVRGLEALETEIVRRVAEFGGKRAFILVPGIDVPFHSTVLRAGVPEFRGKLDELLPADIDPDILVGRYIPNLVPRLFNLEREFVQEIADLVPSEPLDAVLADWDSWSSRPGDLTRVMLIELLAWQFASPVRWIETQDLLFSPPEAGGLGTQRFVEVGVKTAPTITGLARNTLKLPQYAASTAELLNAEADALLLTGQDQGAEPEPDVADEAPAAEAAPAASAPAAAPAAAAPAAAAGPRPADIAFGPSDAVRSVIALWTKMRPDQIGAVDTIEALCDGVSSRRNQLLLDVGAELGLGAIDGAAEADMTALATTVDSLARGYRPLGDVLTDAVGDQFRKIAGPLGKRQSYVTDRVTGAWQLGSGWALHTLVALALGTREGASVRGGDLGDLLDGPVANAEALDAVIDRAVRGVGAARGIAVELPVAAGGGGATVDAAALGEFADQITGPDGVLAATAQTILAKLGLTDTSSAPEADPEAGALADRVSAELGADWARTVAPVFDEERAVLIDDRWASAREDLALLWLTDAEELSAEAARFTAAGETVAAHARWWENRAAVEGRPAHAELYAAIADAAVSAEPGAFAGDIAVVTGASAGSIAAAVAGELLAGGATVVATTSRLNSERLAFYKKLYRDHARTGAALWVLPANMASYTDVDALTEWLGSEQTENLGASTAVVKPAMRPTLLFPFAAPRVAGDLTDAGARAELEMKVLLWSVERLIAGLSEIGADHDIAGRLHVVLPGSPNRGMFGGDGAYGESKAALDALVKRWSAEDSWSGRTSLAHVLIGWVRGTGLMGGNDVLVEAVEKAGVRTWSTQEMAEQLIGLCSAEQRAAARIAPVEADFTGGLGEATLDMKALAEEAQQAAAAATADDAVEDGVEVAALPAPARAATGHRIDWPELNARPEDLVVIVGAGEVGPYGSARTRFEMEVDEKLSAAGVLELAWTTGLIQWDTAPKPGWYDVETGDPVAESDIAERYHDAVLERCGIRRYADEGAMTDNTAPLLESVFLDEDLSFSVPSEAQARAFAAADPERTRVTPNEATGDWTVTRLAGTEIRVPRRFALSRTVGGQIPTGFDPVRWGVSPDMAESVDRVALWNLVATVDAFLTAGFSPAELMRWVHPGLVANTQGTGMGGMTSMRSLYVDTLLGEAKANDILQEALPNVVAAHVVQSYIGSYGAMIHPVAACATAAVSVEEGVDKIRLGKALFAVAGGFDDLGIEGIVGFGDMSATADSAKMAAKGIDERRFSRANDRRRGGFVESAGGGTVLLARGDVAAQMGLPVLGVVAWAQSFGDGVHTSIPAPGLGALGAARGAGSSPLANSLATLGVSADDVAVVSKHDTSTRANDPNESELHERLASAIGRSDGAPLFVVSQKSLTGHAKGGAAAFQLIGLCQVLRDGVIPPNRSLDCVDEKMAEYPHLVWAREPLRLGERFPLKAGVLTSLGFGHVSGLVAVVHPEAFLATLPAAEREEYRARAAERLREGQQRLLSAMCGVEPAYRRPPNRRFDEAVDEHDAEAALLLDPQVRLDAEGEYK, encoded by the coding sequence GTGACCCTCGACCAGTTCCGTTCCCGTCAGCGCCACGAACGCCCCGCCGCACCGGAACCGAGCCTGCTCGATCGTCTCGCCGCCGGTGAGGCCTACGCCGTCAGCTTCGGTGGACAGGGCGGCGCCTGGCTGCCGACGTTCACCGAAGCGGTGATCGACGCCGATCTGGAAGCGCCGATGGCGGAGGTCCTGGAGTCGGTGCGCGCGATGCTCGCGCCGGTCGCCGAGGACCTGGCGCGTGCGGGCACGCTGCCGTTCACCCCGCTCACCTGGATGCACGACCTCGACGAGGACCGCCCGGTGCCCAGCGATGCCGACCTCGCCGAGGTCACCGTGTCGCTGCCGGGTGTGCTCCTGAGCCAGCTCGCGGTGATCGCCTCGGTCACCAAGCAGGGCCTGGACACGGCGGTGGTCCCGCCGATCGCCGTCGTCGGACACTCGCAGGGCGTTCTGGCCACCGAGGCGCTGCCGGCCGGCGATCAGCAGCGCGACGCCGACGACGCGCAGCTCCTGGTGCTGGCCCAGTTGATCGGTGCGGCCGCCGCGCTCACCGCGCGCCGCCGCGGTCTGACCGGCACCGCCGACTCCTCGCCGATGCTCTCCGTCTCGCAGGTCGCTCCGCAGGACATCGAGGTGCTGCTGGCGCAGTACGTGACGGCACTGCCCGCCGATCAGCGGATCGGTGCGCCGGCCGTCGCCGTGCACAACGGCCGTCGCGCCGTCGTCATCTCCGGCGCCCCCCGTCACCTGGCCGCGTTCGCGATCCTGTGCGAGGAGAAGGCCGCGGTCGCGGCCGACGAGCACAAGCGGAAGCTGACCGGCGGCAGCCCCTTCGCACCCGTCTTCGAGAACGTCATGACGACCGTGCCGTTCCACCACCCCGACATGGCCCCGGCGATCGCCCTGGTGACCGACTGGGCGCAGCGCTGCGGCCTCGACCCGGCGCTCGCGCACCGCTACGCCTCCGCGATCCTGGTGGAGCCCGTCGACTGGGTCTCGCAGGTCGGCGAGGTCGTGGCCAGCGGCGCACGCTGGCTGCTCGACTTCGGGCCGTCAGACCTGGCCACCCGCCTGGCGTCGTCGCTGGTCCGCGGGCAGGGCGTCGGCGCCGTGCCGGTCGCCACCCGCGGCGGACAGCGCAACCTCTTCGTCCCGGGCAACGTCCCGGAGGTGTCGGCACCGTGGGCGCTCTACGCGCCGCGTCTGGCCGAGCTGCCGGACGGCCGCGTCGTCGTCGACACCCCGTTCACCCGGCTGACCGGACGGTCGCCGATGATGCTCGCCGGCATGACCCCGACCACGGTCGACCCGGCCATCGTGGCCGCCGCGGCCAACGCCGGTCACTGGTCGGAGCTGGCCGGTGGCGGCCAGGTGACCGAGGCGATCTTCGCCGAGAACGTCGAGCGACTCACCGCGCTCCTCGAGCCGGGCCGCGAGGTGCAGTTCAACTCGCTGTTCCTCGATCCCTACCTCTGGAAGCTGCAGCTCGGCGGCAAGCGGCTGGTGCAGAAGGCACGCGCCGCCGGCGCCCCGATCGACGGCGTGATCATCACCGCGGGCATCCCCGAGCTGGAGGAGGCCGTCGACCTGGTCCACGAGCTCAACGAGGCGCAGCTGCACTACGTGGCGTTCAAGCCCGGCACCGTCGACCAGATCCGCTCGGTGATCCGGATCGCCACCGAGGTGCCGGAGTTCCCGGTGATCGTGCAGATCGAGGGCGGCCGCGCCGGTGGACACCATTCGTGGGAAGACCTGGACGACCTGCTGCTGTCGACCTACGGCGCGCTGCGTGACCGACCCAACGTGGTGCTCTGCGTCGGTGGCGGCATCGGCACGCCCGAGCGCGCCGCGGACTACCTGACCGGCGAGTGGGCCGCCCGCCACGGCTACCCGCTGATGCCGCTGGACGGCATCCTGATCGGCACCGCCGCGATGGCCACCCTGGAGGCCACCACCGCACCCGAGGTGAAGCAGCTGCTGGTCGAGACCGCCGGCTGCGAGGACTGGATCGGCGCCGGTCACAGCGAGGCCGGCATGGCTTCCGGGCGCAGCCAGCTCGGCGCCGACATCCACGAGATCGACAACACCGCCTCCCGCTGCGGCCGCCTCCTCGACGACGTCGCCGGTGATGCCGAGGCCGTCGCCGAGCGTCGCGACGAGATCATCGCCGCGATGGCCGGCACCGCCAAGCCGTACTTCGGCGATGTCGACACCATGACCTACCGGCAGTGGCTCACCCGCTACGCCGACCTCTCGGTGGGACCGGCCGACGCCGACCCGCTGCCCTGGGCGGACATCACCTGGGCGCAACGCTTCACCGACATGTGCCGCCGCACCGAGGCCCGGATGAACGACCTCGACTCGGGAACCTTCGTCTCGCTGTTCGACGGCGACGTCGACAGCCCGCACGCCGCGATCCTCGCGCTGGCGGCCGCCTACCCAGCGATCGACGACGACATCCTGCACCCGGCCGACGTCGCCTTCTTCCTGGAGCTGTGCCGGACCCCGGGCAAGCCCGTCAACTTCGTGCCGGTGATCGACAAGGACGTCCGGCGCTGGTGGCGCAGCGACTCGCTGTGGCAGGCGCACGACGCCCGCTACCGCGCCGACGAGGTCTGCATCATCCCGGGACCGGTCGCCGTCGCCGGCATCACCGAAGCGAACGAGCCGGTCGGGGATCTGCTGAACCGCTTCGAGGCGCACACCGTCGACCAGCTCAAGCAGGCCGGCGAGCACGTCTGGCCGGCCGACGCCCGCCGTCGCACCGGGACCGTGCCGTCGGCCGGAGCGATCACCGTGCTGCTGGAGTCGGTCGACGTCTCCTGGGCTGGGCGCATCGTCGCCAACCCGATCGCGCTGCTCGGCGACCTCGACGCCTGGGAGGTGTACGACGGCCAGGTGGCCGATCACGGGCCCACCGGCGCACGACTGACCCGGCTGTCCGACGAGGGCGCACTGCCCGCGTCGTTCGAGCTGGCCGTGCCGGTGTCCGGCACGCACGTCCGTATTCCGCTGGCCGTGGACGCCTCGGTGCTCGACGGCGGCGTGCCGCGCGTCGGCGTCGACGAGGCCGCCACCGCCATGCGCGAGCTGCTGACCGTCGCCGCCGGTGGTTCGCTGGCCGCGATCGACGCGGGCGCCGCCACCGTCACGGTCGCCTGGCAGGCCGACTCGGTCGCCGATCACAGCGGTGTCACCGCGGCCACGCTGCCGCGCAACCTGACTCCCGTCACGCCGGCCATGCCGCTCGGCTTCGCCGTGCCGGACACCCTGGTCACCACGTGCTGGCCCGCCGTGTTCAGCGTCATCGGCGCCGCGACCACCGACGCCGGACTCCCGGTGGTGGAGGGTCTCCTCGACCTGGTCCACCTGGATCATGCGATCGAGCTGACCGGCGACATCCCGGCGTCGGACACCGAGCTGACCGTGACCGCGCGACTCGGCGGGGTCTACGACAGCGCCGTCGGCCGCGTCGTCGAAGTGACCGCCACCGTGGAGCAGGCCGACGGCGCACCGGTCGCGACCCTGCACGAGCGCTTCGCCATCCGCGGCCGTTCCGGTGACGCCGACCTGGCCGATCCGCTGCGCGCCGGCGGCGCGCCGGACGACGAGCGCACCGGAACCCGCAAGCACGTCCGGACCGCGACCGTCACGGCGCCGGAGCACATGGGCGGCTTCGCCGTCGTCTCCGGCGACCGCAACCCGATCCACGTCGATGCGCTGGCCGCGAAGCTGGCCGGCCTCGGCGACCCGATCGTGCACGGCATGTGGCTGTCGGCCGCCGCGCAGCAGGTGGTGACCGCCGCCGACCGGGACAACCCGGTGCCCAGCGCCCGCGCGATCCGCGGCTGGACCGCCCGCTTCCTCGGCATGGTCCGCCTCGGTGACGAGATCACCATCCGCGTCGACCGGGTCGGCATGGACGCCGGACGCGACGTGATCGAGGTGACCGCCAAGGTCGGCGACGACCTGGTGATGGCCGCGACCGCGCTGCTCGACGCCCCGCGCACCGTGTACGCCTTCCCCGGCCAGGGCATCCAGAGCAAGGGGATGGGCCTCGAGGCGCGCTCGCGGAGCAAGGCCGCCCGCGCCGTGTGGGATCGCGCCGACGCGCACACCCGCGAGGCTCTCGGCTTCTCGATCCTGGCGGTGGTCCGCGACAACCCGACCACCCTGATCGCGAACGGCGAGACCTACCACCACCCCGACGGCGTGCTGTTCCTGACCCAGTTCACACAGGTCGCGATGGCGACGCTGGGTGTCGCGCAGGTCGCCGAACTGCGTGAGGCCGGTGGCTTCGTCGAGGGTGCCATCACCTGCGGCCACTCGGTCGGTGAGTACAACGCCCTCGCCGCGTGCGCCGGGGTGCTGCCGCTGGAGGCCGTCCTGGAGGTCGTGTTCCAGCGTGGCTCGGCGATGCACCACCTGGTGCCGCGTGACGAGAAGGGTCGCAGCGACTACCGCATGGCCGCGATCCGGCCGAGCCAGTTCGGGCTCGCCGACGCCGACGTGACCGGTTTCGTCGCCGAGATCGCCGACCAGGCCGGGGAGTACCTCGAGGTGGTGAACCTGAACCTCCTCGGTTCCCAGTACGCCATCGCGGGCACCGTCCGCGGGCTGGAGGCGCTGGAGACCGAGATCGTGCGCCGGGTCGCCGAATTCGGTGGCAAGCGCGCCTTCATCCTGGTGCCGGGCATCGACGTGCCCTTCCACTCGACGGTGCTGCGCGCCGGGGTGCCGGAGTTCCGCGGCAAGCTCGATGAGCTGCTGCCCGCCGACATCGACCCGGACATCCTGGTCGGCCGCTACATCCCGAACCTGGTTCCGCGCCTGTTCAATCTGGAGCGCGAGTTCGTCCAGGAGATCGCCGATCTGGTGCCCTCCGAGCCGCTGGACGCGGTGCTGGCGGACTGGGACTCGTGGTCCTCGCGCCCGGGTGACCTGACCCGCGTGATGCTGATCGAGCTGCTGGCCTGGCAGTTCGCCAGTCCGGTGCGCTGGATCGAGACGCAGGATCTGCTGTTCTCGCCGCCGGAGGCCGGCGGTCTGGGGACCCAGCGTTTCGTGGAGGTCGGCGTCAAGACCGCGCCGACCATCACCGGCCTGGCCCGCAACACCCTGAAGCTGCCGCAGTACGCGGCATCGACGGCCGAACTCCTCAACGCCGAGGCCGACGCGCTGCTGCTCACCGGGCAGGACCAGGGCGCCGAGCCCGAGCCCGACGTCGCCGACGAGGCCCCGGCCGCCGAGGCCGCTCCCGCGGCATCGGCTCCGGCCGCGGCGCCCGCCGCAGCCGCCCCGGCCGCGGCCGCCGGTCCGCGCCCCGCCGACATCGCGTTCGGTCCGTCCGACGCGGTCCGGTCGGTGATCGCCCTGTGGACCAAGATGCGGCCGGACCAGATCGGTGCCGTCGACACCATCGAGGCACTGTGCGACGGCGTGTCGTCGCGCCGCAACCAGCTCCTGCTCGACGTCGGCGCCGAACTCGGGCTCGGCGCGATCGACGGCGCTGCCGAGGCGGACATGACCGCTCTCGCCACCACCGTCGACTCGCTGGCCCGCGGCTACCGGCCGCTCGGCGACGTGCTCACCGACGCGGTCGGCGATCAGTTCCGCAAGATCGCCGGTCCGCTGGGCAAGCGCCAGTCGTACGTGACCGACCGGGTCACCGGTGCCTGGCAGCTCGGATCGGGCTGGGCCCTGCACACCCTCGTCGCGCTGGCGCTGGGCACCCGCGAGGGCGCCTCGGTGCGCGGCGGTGACCTCGGTGACCTGCTCGACGGTCCGGTCGCCAACGCCGAGGCCCTCGACGCGGTGATCGACCGCGCCGTCCGCGGTGTCGGTGCGGCCCGCGGGATCGCGGTGGAGTTGCCGGTGGCCGCCGGCGGTGGCGGTGCCACCGTCGACGCCGCCGCCCTCGGCGAGTTCGCCGACCAGATCACCGGCCCGGACGGCGTGCTGGCCGCGACCGCGCAGACCATCCTGGCCAAGCTCGGTCTCACCGACACCTCGTCGGCCCCGGAGGCCGATCCGGAGGCCGGCGCGCTGGCCGACCGGGTCAGTGCCGAACTGGGCGCCGACTGGGCGCGCACCGTGGCACCGGTGTTCGACGAAGAACGTGCCGTGCTGATCGATGATCGCTGGGCGTCGGCCCGCGAGGATCTGGCGCTGCTGTGGCTCACCGACGCCGAGGAGCTTTCGGCCGAGGCGGCCCGCTTCACCGCGGCCGGGGAGACCGTCGCCGCACACGCGCGGTGGTGGGAGAACCGGGCCGCGGTCGAGGGCCGGCCGGCCCACGCGGAGCTGTACGCCGCGATCGCCGACGCCGCCGTCAGCGCGGAACCCGGCGCGTTCGCCGGCGACATCGCGGTGGTGACCGGTGCGTCGGCGGGCTCGATCGCCGCGGCCGTGGCCGGTGAACTGCTGGCCGGCGGCGCCACCGTCGTCGCGACCACGTCGCGGCTGAACTCCGAGCGCCTGGCGTTCTACAAGAAGCTGTACCGCGACCACGCCCGGACCGGCGCGGCGCTCTGGGTGCTGCCGGCCAACATGGCGTCGTACACCGACGTCGACGCCCTGACCGAGTGGCTCGGCTCCGAGCAGACGGAGAACCTCGGTGCGAGCACCGCCGTCGTGAAGCCGGCGATGCGGCCCACGCTGCTGTTCCCGTTCGCCGCGCCGCGCGTCGCCGGTGACCTCACCGACGCCGGTGCGCGCGCCGAGCTGGAGATGAAGGTGCTGCTGTGGTCGGTCGAACGGCTGATCGCCGGGCTGTCCGAGATCGGCGCCGACCACGACATCGCCGGGCGGCTGCACGTGGTGCTGCCGGGCTCGCCCAACCGCGGCATGTTCGGCGGCGACGGCGCCTACGGCGAGAGCAAGGCCGCGCTCGACGCGCTGGTCAAGCGCTGGAGCGCCGAGGACTCGTGGAGCGGTCGCACCAGCCTGGCGCACGTCCTGATCGGCTGGGTGCGCGGCACCGGGCTGATGGGCGGCAACGACGTGCTGGTCGAGGCCGTCGAGAAGGCCGGTGTGCGCACCTGGAGCACACAGGAGATGGCCGAGCAGCTGATCGGGCTGTGCAGCGCCGAGCAGCGTGCGGCCGCGCGGATCGCCCCGGTGGAGGCCGACTTCACCGGCGGCCTCGGTGAGGCCACCCTCGACATGAAGGCCCTCGCCGAGGAGGCCCAGCAGGCCGCGGCCGCCGCCACGGCCGACGACGCCGTCGAGGACGGCGTCGAGGTCGCCGCGCTGCCCGCACCGGCCCGCGCGGCCACCGGACACCGGATCGACTGGCCCGAGCTGAACGCCCGGCCGGAGGATCTGGTCGTGATCGTGGGCGCCGGCGAGGTCGGCCCGTACGGCTCGGCCCGCACCCGCTTCGAGATGGAGGTGGACGAGAAGCTCTCCGCCGCAGGCGTGCTGGAGCTCGCCTGGACGACCGGCCTGATCCAGTGGGACACCGCGCCGAAGCCGGGCTGGTACGACGTCGAGACCGGTGACCCGGTCGCCGAGTCGGACATCGCCGAGCGCTATCACGACGCGGTTCTGGAGCGCTGCGGCATCCGCCGCTACGCCGATGAGGGCGCGATGACCGACAACACCGCACCGCTGCTGGAGTCGGTGTTCCTGGACGAGGACCTGAGCTTCTCGGTGCCGTCGGAGGCGCAGGCCCGCGCGTTCGCCGCCGCCGATCCCGAGCGCACCCGGGTGACGCCGAACGAGGCCACCGGCGACTGGACCGTCACCAGGCTGGCCGGGACCGAGATCCGGGTGCCGCGCCGCTTCGCCCTGTCACGGACCGTCGGCGGGCAGATCCCGACCGGCTTCGACCCGGTCCGGTGGGGCGTCTCGCCCGACATGGCCGAGTCGGTGGACCGGGTGGCCCTGTGGAACCTGGTCGCCACCGTCGACGCGTTCCTGACCGCCGGCTTCAGCCCGGCCGAACTGATGCGCTGGGTGCACCCGGGACTGGTGGCCAACACGCAGGGCACCGGCATGGGTGGCATGACCTCGATGCGCTCGCTGTACGTCGACACCCTGCTGGGTGAGGCCAAGGCGAACGACATCCTGCAGGAAGCACTGCCGAACGTGGTCGCGGCGCACGTCGTGCAGTCGTACATCGGCTCGTACGGCGCGATGATCCACCCCGTCGCGGCCTGTGCGACGGCGGCGGTCTCGGTCGAGGAGGGCGTCGACAAGATCCGTCTGGGCAAGGCGCTGTTCGCCGTCGCCGGCGGCTTCGACGACCTCGGCATCGAGGGGATCGTGGGCTTCGGCGACATGTCGGCCACCGCGGACTCGGCCAAGATGGCGGCCAAGGGGATCGACGAGCGCCGCTTCTCCCGCGCCAACGACCGGCGCCGCGGCGGCTTCGTCGAATCGGCGGGCGGCGGCACGGTGCTGCTGGCCCGCGGGGACGTGGCCGCGCAGATGGGCCTGCCCGTCCTGGGCGTGGTCGCCTGGGCGCAGAGCTTCGGTGACGGCGTGCACACCTCGATTCCGGCTCCGGGTCTCGGTGCGCTCGGCGCGGCTCGCGGGGCGGGCAGCTCGCCGCTGGCGAACTCACTCGCCACTCTGGGCGTCTCGGCCGACGACGTGGCCGTCGTGTCCAAGCACGACACCTCGACCCGCGCCAACGATCCGAACGAGTCCGAGCTGCACGAGCGGCTCGCGTCGGCGATCGGGCGCAGCGACGGTGCGCCGCTGTTCGTGGTGTCGCAGAAGTCGCTCACCGGTCACGCCAAGGGCGGTGCCGCCGCCTTCCAGCTGATCGGTCTGTGCCAGGTGCTCCGCGACGGGGTGATCCCGCCGAACCGCAGCCTCGACTGCGTCGACGAGAAGATGGCCGAGTATCCGCACCTGGTGTGGGCACGCGAGCCGCTGCGACTGGGGGAGCGCTTCCCGCTCAAGGCGGGCGTGCTGACCAGCCTCGGGTTCGGTCACGTGTCCGGTCTCGTCGCCGTCGTCCATCCGGAGGCCTTCCTGGCCACGCTGCCGGCGGCGGAGCGCGAGGAGTACCGGGCGCGGGCCGCCGAGCGGCTCCGCGAAGGACAGCAGCGGTTGCTGTCGGCGATGTGCGGCGTCGAACCGGCCTATCGCAGGCCGCCGAACAGGCGGTTCGACGAGGCGGTCGACGAGCACGACGCCGAGGCCGCGCTGCTGCTCGATCCGCAGGTCCGTCTCGACGCGGAGGGCGAGTACAAGTGA
- a CDS encoding holo-ACP synthase translates to MSVIGVGLDIVDVTEFAALLDQAGSTMQMGFRVSERRDAASRTGDPARHLAVRWAAREAVIKAWSSSRFAQAPVLPETAVNDIEVITDNWGRPHVRLHGDLAKYLAGVKIHISLTHDGSTAAAVAILEDVD, encoded by the coding sequence GTGAGCGTGATCGGAGTCGGACTGGACATCGTCGATGTCACGGAGTTCGCCGCGCTGCTGGATCAGGCGGGATCGACCATGCAGATGGGTTTCCGGGTCTCCGAGCGCCGCGACGCGGCGTCCCGGACCGGTGATCCGGCACGGCACCTCGCGGTCCGCTGGGCCGCTCGGGAAGCGGTGATCAAGGCGTGGTCGTCGAGCAGGTTCGCGCAGGCCCCGGTGCTGCCGGAGACCGCGGTGAACGATATCGAGGTCATCACCGACAACTGGGGACGCCCGCACGTCCGCCTGCACGGTGATCTGGCGAAGTACCTCGCGGGGGTGAAGATTCACATCTCGCTGACGCACGACGGCTCGACGGCCGCCGCCGTGGCGATCCTGGAGGACGTGGACTGA
- a CDS encoding TetR family transcriptional regulator, translated as MPDLTEPLVPRKRPTQERSRRKFTDILTAAREVLIDVGFDSLTCEQIAQRADVPIGTLYQYFANKYVIVCELDRVDTTSVRDELTAFSEEIPSLEWPALLEKFLDHLAALWRTDPSRRAVWLAVQSTPATRATASLNERLLATQVARLLAPLTPSQRSRREMMAQVLVHTAYSLLSFSVQDGHDHDQTVHELKRMLAGYLLLEETAGAG; from the coding sequence GTGCCCGACCTCACCGAGCCGCTGGTGCCGCGCAAGCGGCCCACACAGGAACGCAGCCGCCGCAAATTCACCGACATCCTCACCGCGGCCCGGGAGGTGCTGATCGACGTCGGCTTCGACTCACTGACCTGCGAGCAGATCGCCCAGCGGGCGGACGTCCCGATCGGCACGCTCTACCAGTACTTCGCGAACAAGTATGTGATCGTCTGCGAGCTGGATCGCGTCGACACCACCTCGGTGCGCGACGAACTGACCGCGTTCTCCGAGGAGATTCCCTCGCTGGAATGGCCCGCGCTGCTGGAGAAGTTCCTCGACCACCTGGCCGCCCTGTGGCGCACCGATCCGTCCCGCCGCGCGGTCTGGCTGGCCGTGCAGTCGACGCCCGCCACCCGTGCCACCGCCTCGCTCAACGAGCGACTGCTGGCCACCCAGGTGGCCCGCCTGCTCGCGCCGCTGACGCCCAGTCAGCGGTCCCGCCGGGAGATGATGGCCCAGGTGCTGGTGCACACCGCCTACTCACTGCTGAGCTTCTCCGTGCAAGACGGGCACGACCACGACCAGACCGTGCACGAGCTCAAACGCATGCTCGCCGGCTACCTGCTGCTCGAGGAGACAGCGGGCGCCGGCTGA
- the bcp gene encoding thioredoxin-dependent thiol peroxidase encodes MPVDGRLVPGDIAPPFSLPDANGDPVSLAEYAGRKVIVYFYPAAMTPGCTKQACDFRDNLAELNGEGVAVIGISPDKPEKLAKFAARDDLNFPLLSDPDKTVLTAYGAFGEKKLYGKVVTGVIRSTFLIDETGHIAAAQYNVRATGHVAKLRRDLSL; translated from the coding sequence ATGCCTGTAGACGGACGCCTGGTACCCGGTGACATCGCTCCCCCGTTCTCGCTCCCCGACGCGAACGGCGATCCGGTCTCCCTCGCCGAGTACGCCGGCCGGAAGGTGATCGTCTATTTCTACCCCGCCGCAATGACGCCGGGTTGCACCAAGCAGGCGTGCGACTTCCGCGACAACCTCGCGGAGCTGAACGGCGAGGGCGTCGCCGTGATCGGTATCTCCCCCGACAAGCCGGAGAAGCTCGCCAAGTTCGCCGCCCGCGATGACCTCAACTTCCCACTCCTGTCCGACCCGGACAAGACGGTGCTGACCGCCTACGGCGCGTTCGGCGAGAAGAAGCTCTACGGCAAGGTGGTGACCGGCGTCATCCGGTCCACCTTCCTGATCGACGAGACCGGCCACATCGCCGCCGCACAATACAACGTGCGGGCCACCGGGCACGTCGCCAAGCTGCGCCGGGACCTGTCGCTGTAG
- a CDS encoding DUF3618 domain-containing protein, producing the protein MADDTDKIEQQIAQAREELATTLDQLAERANPQHLANDAKTKVLAFLNRPPVKFGLIGAGGLMVVLVVRKVVRN; encoded by the coding sequence GTGGCCGACGACACCGACAAGATCGAGCAGCAGATCGCGCAAGCGCGCGAGGAACTGGCGACAACCCTGGATCAGCTCGCCGAGCGGGCGAATCCGCAGCACCTGGCCAACGATGCCAAGACCAAGGTACTTGCCTTCCTGAACCGGCCCCCGGTGAAGTTCGGTCTGATCGGTGCTGGCGGCCTGATGGTGGTCCTGGTGGTCCGCAAGGTCGTCAGGAACTGA